The Methanohalophilus levihalophilus genome has a segment encoding these proteins:
- a CDS encoding amino acid permease, translating to MPDDNIRVSLSRDLTLFDITMIGIAGMIGAGIFALTGIATGIAGPAVMLAFLLNGIVATFTGLAYAELGSAIPEAGGSYLWVKEGLGNHLGFLAGWVDWAAHTIACALYAVTFGAFFSEMVVHFLGYDAIPQSLLLKVSALFIVTLMAFINYLGAKESGRLGGFVTLLKVAILVIFAGFGIYQTLTTPGWSIAFLSNPSFLPNGFTGLLVAMGLTFIAFEGYEIIVQSGEEVKNPEKNIPKAVMISLWTAVIIYILVAFALIGAIDSDVPSWVFLGELGEFSMIRVADTIMVFGSVLILAGGFVSTISAMNATVYSSSRVAFALGRMGFLPAALSKINEKRRTPHYAILFSYFIIASMTVFPIETVASVANVMFLILFIMVNAVLVILRFRRPDLKRAFKMPLAPYLPILAIITQAAIGYFLITELEQTGFIMGVTILWILLGSFVFLAYSEKSLRKITKELRRKVYEQKPVAHEGFNILVPVKNIALASNLAKFASSIAEERGGSITFLNIITLPEQTPLSAADEYVERQKEIVHKLMDETSVPSGGIIKVGRKASETIFETIEEENPDMLVMGWRGRTYRKDFVLGSTIDPILLKARCDVVVVRFEKGRVWENMRNILLPTAGGPHSILASDLARELAKKEMGKITLLNVGSSTSDEKRAMDAFSEISANFADVNTEEKFIQATDAPKAIASEASNHDVVFIGATSRPFLTNFLRGVFPEKVILNTNRTVVMTRKWVKFRDVLKR from the coding sequence CCGGTCCTGCTGTGATGCTTGCTTTCCTGCTAAACGGCATAGTTGCAACTTTTACGGGGCTTGCGTATGCAGAACTTGGTTCTGCTATCCCGGAGGCCGGAGGTAGCTATCTCTGGGTAAAAGAAGGACTGGGTAATCACCTTGGTTTTCTGGCAGGATGGGTTGACTGGGCAGCTCACACAATCGCCTGCGCTCTCTATGCGGTTACTTTCGGAGCATTTTTTTCAGAAATGGTAGTACACTTTTTGGGATACGATGCCATTCCCCAGAGCCTTTTGTTGAAGGTTTCTGCCCTTTTTATAGTAACTTTAATGGCTTTCATTAACTATCTTGGTGCCAAGGAAAGTGGAAGGTTAGGTGGTTTTGTCACTCTCCTGAAAGTCGCTATTCTTGTTATCTTTGCAGGGTTTGGAATTTATCAGACCCTGACGACTCCGGGATGGTCGATAGCTTTTCTCTCAAATCCCTCTTTCCTTCCAAATGGATTTACAGGTCTTCTTGTTGCAATGGGTCTGACATTTATCGCATTTGAAGGCTATGAAATAATCGTACAGAGCGGAGAAGAAGTAAAAAATCCGGAAAAGAACATTCCAAAGGCAGTCATGATCTCCCTCTGGACAGCAGTTATTATTTACATTCTCGTGGCTTTTGCATTGATCGGAGCTATTGATTCGGATGTTCCAAGCTGGGTTTTTCTGGGTGAGCTCGGGGAATTCAGTATGATCCGTGTGGCTGATACAATAATGGTTTTCGGTTCAGTTTTAATCCTTGCAGGTGGCTTTGTATCAACCATAAGTGCCATGAATGCCACTGTATATTCCTCTTCAAGAGTTGCATTTGCTCTTGGAAGAATGGGGTTTTTGCCGGCTGCTCTTTCAAAGATAAATGAAAAGCGCCGTACTCCCCACTATGCTATTCTCTTCAGTTATTTTATAATCGCTTCAATGACGGTTTTTCCAATTGAAACAGTTGCCTCTGTGGCAAATGTGATGTTTCTCATTTTGTTTATTATGGTGAATGCGGTTCTTGTGATTTTGAGATTTAGAAGACCTGATCTCAAGCGCGCGTTTAAGATGCCTTTGGCTCCATATTTGCCAATTCTTGCAATTATTACACAGGCTGCAATTGGCTATTTCCTCATAACAGAGCTTGAGCAAACCGGATTTATCATGGGTGTTACTATTCTGTGGATATTGCTTGGTTCCTTTGTTTTTTTAGCTTATTCCGAGAAATCTCTCAGGAAAATCACGAAAGAACTCCGGAGAAAAGTCTACGAGCAAAAACCTGTTGCTCACGAGGGTTTCAATATCCTTGTACCTGTAAAAAACATAGCTTTAGCTTCAAATCTTGCAAAGTTTGCCAGCTCAATCGCTGAAGAAAGAGGTGGCAGCATAACTTTCCTTAATATTATCACTTTACCTGAGCAGACGCCTCTTTCAGCAGCAGACGAGTATGTTGAACGGCAAAAAGAAATAGTGCATAAATTAATGGATGAAACAAGTGTGCCCTCGGGTGGTATAATTAAGGTAGGGAGAAAAGCTTCTGAAACCATCTTTGAAACAATAGAGGAAGAAAATCCCGATATGCTTGTAATGGGCTGGCGTGGAAGAACTTACAGGAAGGATTTCGTTCTTGGAAGCACCATTGACCCGATTTTGCTGAAAGCGAGATGCGATGTGGTTGTGGTTCGCTTTGAAAAAGGAAGGGTATGGGAAAATATGCGCAACATTCTGCTTCCAACTGCCGGCGGTCCCCATTCTATTCTGGCTTCAGATCTGGCCCGTGAGCTTGCCAAAAAAGAGATGGGTAAGATTACTCTTCTGAATGTAGGGTCTTCAACTTCCGATGAAAAAAGAGCAATGGATGCCTTTAGTGAGATATCTGCGAATTTTGCGGATGTAAACACAGAAGAAAAATTCATTCAGGCAACCGATGCTCCAAAAGCTATTGCTTCCGAAGCTTCAAACCATGATGTTGTATTCATTGGTGCTACAAGTCGGCCGTTCCTCACAAATTTCCTTCGGGGAGTTTTCCCGGAAAAAGTCATTCTTAATACCAATCGGACTGTCGTAATGACCCGTAAATGGGTCAAATTCAGGGATGTTTTAAAGAGATAA